CGATTTGTAGCCTTCCGGTGTACTATATACAATATCGGCGGTGTTGGAATTCGTTGGTTGCAGATCAAGATCTTTGGTGCATGAAGTAAACAGTAAAACTGTCAATCCAATTGCAATCATCCGACTATTTAAAAAATTATATTTCATATAACAGCTTCTTAATAATTAAAATTGAAGATTAACACCTAATACAAAAGTTCTTGGTCGCGGATACAAATTATCATCAATACCATTAAACTTTTCAGGATCTAGTCCTGTGTATTTTGTAATGGTAAATACGTTCTGACAATTCGCACTGATCTGTACATTGGCTTTGTCCTTTAAAATTTTTCCCAATGCATAAGAGATACCTAAATTATCCATCTTTAAAAAGGATGCATTTTGTATATAGTAATCAGATTTTGCTTGTGTATATAAGAACGATGTATTGTTTATTGAAGTGAGATTATTAGCCAGAAAGCCAAGACTATTGAAAATGCTGGCTTGTGTGGCACCGGTAGCAACATAATTATACATGTAATTGCCAATGTTGGCTCTTAATACTGTGCTTGCCGTCCATTTGCCATATGTAAACTGAGTAGAGAACCCCATTACATATGTTGGTGTTGGAGATTTATAATGATAGAAGTCTTTGTCATTGAAAACGCCATCGCCATTTGCATCTGCATATAAACCTTCTATAGCTTTGCCATTGGAAAACTCTTGTTTATATACATAAAAAGATTGAGCACTATAACCAACCGAATTTATTTTGATTCCCCCCCCTTCATCGATGGTTGTTCCGGCATACGATGGATCATTAGTGGCTGTTAAGTTGGTTATTTTATTATCATAGTAAGATGCATTGAAGCTCACTGACCAGTTATATTTTTTATTGCGAATAATATCAGCATTGATTGAAAATTCAACACCGCTGTTTTCTACATTGCCCACATTGGTTACAATACTGGTAGTAAAATTAGAACCCGCAGGTAACGGAACAAGATTCAATAGATCTTTCGTTTTTCTAAAATAATAATCAATGCTACCGGTTATGCGTGAGTTAAGAAACCCGAAGTCAATACCAATATTTGTAGAAGTAGTTTGCTCCCATTTAATATTGGCATCGTAAGCAGTAGGCGTACTCATTCCATAAAAACTATTGCCGAATTGAACAAAGGATGTGCTATCTCCCGGCGAAGAATAAACTGCCTGGTAAGGATAATTGTTGATACCATCCTGGTTGCCGGTAACGCCGTAGCTTAACCGCAATTTCAGATCAGATAATGTATGTTGGTTTTTCAAAAATTCTTCGTTATTAATACGCCATGTTAATGCCACAGATGGAAAAACGCCCCAACGATTAGCCGGTGAAAATTTAGAAGATCCATCCCGGCGTATAGAAGCCGCTAAAATATATTTCTCGTTATAGGTATAAATTAACCGGCTGTAATACGATATCAATGTATTCTCCGGCTTGTCAAAAGCAAAAGCGGGAATAGTATTTGGGATCGTATCTCCATTATATCTTACATTAGGATAATTATAGTTTGTTGAAAGATTATTATAGTATCCATATCCTGCAATAAGGTTGATATTACTTTTTATCTTCTTTAAGTCTTTTACATAGTTCAAATAAAACTCGCCTACTTTATTGCCAATAGAGTTGCTATACCTGTTTCGCTGACCGCTATCTAAATAATTTTGTGCAGCATACGCAGGAACATCTATATTACCTCTTCCACTGGCAACATCATACCCTAAGTTTAAGTTAGCATGTAAGTCAGGTAGAAAATGAAATTTATAATCAAACTGGATATTGCCATAACTACGCTGTACATGACTTATATTGCGATAAAGATTTAATAACTCTACAGGGTTTTTAGGCGCCAGCTTATTTAAAGTAAGCTGTTGAGTTATCGGGTCTAAATCAGACCATTCAAAATAATTACCAAAAGGTGAATTGGTGCGTACCGGTTGTGTGGGATCAAAATAAATAGCAGAAGAAATAGCCGCACCATTTCCAAAACGGGCTTTGCTTATAGCTCCTTTAAGGTTGATATCAATTTTTAAATGATTATCGAATAATTGCGGTGAAAGTGAAATTCCTCCGGAACCTCTTTCCAAATAATCTGTCAGTAACAAACCATTCTGGTTTAAAAATCCTGCCGAAATCCTGTAAGGAATATTTTTATATCGGCCTGCTATACTAATATTATTATCTGTACTGATCACATTATGATAGATCTCATCCTGCCAATCCGTATTTGATTTTCCTAAAAGATTTTTAAAGCGGGCACTTCCAAAAGAATCTACATAAGCTGTAAACTGCCCTGCAGACATTACATCTACTTTATTTGCCAATGTTGAATAGGATACCTGCGTATTAAAGGTGATCACCGGTTTTCTGCCGGTTCCTTTTTTGGTGGTGATCATAATTACACCGTTGGATGCGCGGGAACCATAGATAGCGCAGGAAGCCGCATCTTTCAATATGGTAAACGATTCTATGTCGTTCGGGTTAATTAAACTAAGCGAATTAGATGTACCATATATATTATTACCACTCAACGGCACACCGTCAATTACTATTAATGGATCGTTGCTGGCATTTAAGGAAGCGCCGCCTCTAATGCGTATTATACTTCCTGCTCCCGGTGAACCACCGTTGCTGGTAATGGTAACACCGGCTACTTTACCGGCTATTAATTGTTCGGGGGTAGTAATAGCGCCTTTTTGAAATTCACTTGACTTTACCGTGCTGATAGCACCGGTTACTTCTTTTTTCTTTTGAGTACCGTAACCAATTACTACCACATCGGTTAGTGTAAGGTCTGTTTTCTTCAATGTCACCTGCATATTCAATTGTGCAGGCATAGTAACAGCATCATATCCTACAAATGAAAAGGATAAGGACGTGCCGTCTTTTACCCTAAGTTGAAAATTACCGCTATTGTCGGTACTTGTTCCTTTTTTGCCGGATACTATAATAATAGAAACATTGGCAAGGGGTTGCCCTTTGTCATCGGTTACTTTCCCGCTTATGGAAATATCCTGTGCGGATACATGTAGAACCTGCAAGCAAAAAATCAAAGAAAGGAAGATCTTAGTCCTGAATATCATATAGCAATCAATTAATCGGTTAGCAGTAGTTTCGTTTTACCTCCTGCATTAAATTAAAATGTTACAACTGCGCTACCGCATAATAATAGACTAAGGCTTTTAGGATACAGTAGCAGCAGTTCTAACAAAAAGCAATCTCTTACTAAAATATAAAGTAAATTATCTTATGAGGGCTAGCCAAGTTTAATTAAGCTTATAAAGAAATTAGAATAGGTTTTCGCATGTAACTGATATTAATTAGTTGAATATTAATACATTAATTAATATTAAATAAAATAATAATGGAATGAATTTGGGTGGTTTTATAGCAATAATGTGTTATATTTTCAAGTTATAGTGCTCGTATTTTCATGATTTTATCATCGAAGTTCTCATTGGGAGTTAAAGATTTATGTTTGAGTTTTGTTTTATAGGCATAAATAGTTTTTACTGAATAATCCAGGATCCGGGCAATTTGTTCTGTATCCGTTACGCCCATCCTTATCAGTGCAAAAATCCTCAAATCGGTATTTAATAGTTCATTTTCTTTTAATTTGATAGCCGCCTCCGGATGCAATAAAGCATTTACTTCGTCCACAAAATGAGGAAAAAGCTTTAAAAAAAGCTTGTCAAAATTCTGCAGCAGCTCTTTTTTCTCTTTCTCAGGATCTATTTTATCTACAAAAAACCGGGCTTCATCATAATTCCTTTCCTTGATCTTACGCAAAAGGGTAGATTTAATTTTGTCCAGCTTGGCATACAATTGAGAATCTGTATTAAAAAAGTAAGCTATATATTCTTCTTTGATCTTATTAGCCTCTTCCTGTTTTTCATTGGCTTCTTCCAATTGTTTATTGGCATTTTCGAGTTCCTTATTGGTATGTTCTAATTGCTTATTGATCACCTGTTGCTGTTCATGCGATAAGGATAATAGCTGCTGTGCGATCTTTAAATTTTTATACTGCTTGAATACTATATATATAAGTACTGCTAATAATAGTCCAAGGATGGTTACTACAGATGCATATTTTATGAGGTTACGTTTTTGTTCTTCGATGCTGTTAATTCGTTCCCCTTCTATCAAAGGCAAAATAGAGTTGGTTTGAACCTTACGTTGTCTTGCGCCGTAAAATGCAGCGTTGGCAACTGCATTTTCAATACAGATGGCAGCCGTTTTTAGGTCGCCGATTTTATATAGTAACTCTGCCAGGTGAAAATTAGCTAAGGTTTCTTTAGTAGATGATCGGATATCAGCTTCTGTAGCCTTTACCAATAATTCAATTGTTTTATTAATATCGCCATGCTGCTGATAAATATTACTGAGTGTTGATGCTGCCAGCGCATATTGATGATAAGAAAGATGAGATTGTTGCAACAATGAACTGAAATAAGAATAAGCAGAATCACGCTTATTCTGCTTAAAATAACGAAGCCCTGTATAATAAGTTCTTTCAAAAGAACCGGCAGGGTAATATAAGATAGCAGAATCCAGATATACGGAACCGGCACTATCGTAATCAGCAGAATGATAGTTGTCATTGGCATAAGCGGCTACATCATAATAATATCTTGCCCAAAGCGTGTAATACTCTGCTTTTTTAAGCGTATCTGTAATTAGGTCTGCTGAAATATTTTGTAAGGAATCATAGGTTTCTTTATACAAGCCGGTAGATAAAAGAATGAAGCTTATCTTCATCTTAGCTGCCGCCAAATTATTGCCATTGCCGGTTTGCCTTGCTATCTCTAATAACTTATTGGCATATAAATACGCTGAATCGTATTTGAAGACCTTGTATTCTTCATATATTTTTTCTGTTGTTTCAAATATGACCTGCAAGCTGCCCGGGCTGGTATTTTGTAACTTTGTTCTAAGCTGATCAATTACTTCAATCTTATTTTTATCGTATTCATCGCTTTGGTGTATGGTGTTGACAAGATCCTGTATCAATGTATCCTGAGCAGATTGCGTAAATGCCGTTAACCCCAAAAAACAGAACAGTATTATTAATCCATATTTCATATTAACCTACTTTGCAGTTCCAAATCTATCACATAAATAGCTACAAGCTGCAAGGAATAAACGATATAAATAAAATAAGACTCTACTTTTGCAGCTTATTACTTACGTATGCAACTCAACAATAAAACGCTTGTTTTAATAATAGCTGCTATAGCAGCGTTTCTTTTTATTCCTTTTTTAGGTAAGGTCCATTTATTTGATTGGGATGAAATAAATTTTGCTGAGTGCGCCCGTGAAATGTTGAAAACACACGACTATACCCGTGTATATGTAAACTTTAAACCATTCTGGGAAAAGCCTCCTATGTTTTTCTGGCTGCAATCTACTGCCATGAGATGGTTTGGAATTAATGAGTTTGCGGCACGTCTTCCGAATGCCCTTTGCGGAATAGCTACTTTAATAACATTATTCTTATGCGGACAAAAATTGTATGATAAAAAGTTCGGGATACTTTGGGCTTTGGCATATGGCGGCTCCTTGTTTCCCAACATGTATTTCAAATCCGGCATTATTGATCCATGGTTTAATTTGTTTACTTTTTTATCTCTGTACTTTTTTATTCTTTATCATTGGCAGCGCAATGGCTTTGATAAAGTAGGTTTAAAAGGAAGGCCCATTCGAAATGTTATCTGGTCAGGAGTATTTATGGGATTGGCCATTCTTACCAAAGGGCAAGTAGCGTTGATGATGTTTCTATTATGCTTGGGTGTTTACTTTATTTACAATCGATTTAAGATATACTTTAACTGGGGATATGCAATACTGTTCCTGGTCGTTGCTTCATTGGTTACCTGCACCTGGTACGGTTACGAAACTTATAAGAACGGAACCTGGTTCATTACCGAATTCTTAAAATATCAATATCGGTTATTCACTACGCATGATGCAGGACAGAAAGGCTTTTTCGGCTATCATTATATTGTAATATTGATCGGGTGTTTTCCTGCATCCTTGTTAGCTATCCCTGCATTTTTTAAAACTCCTTATACAAAAAGATATGACAAGGACTTTAAAAAGTGGATGCTGATCTTATTTTGGGTAGTAACTATTTTATTTACAATTGTGCAATCCCGTATCATTCATTATTCCTCCTTAGCATGGTTTCCTGTAACATTTTTAGCTGCCTATACTGTTTACAAATGGCAATGGGGAAATTTGAAATATAAAAAGTATGTAGGTGTTTTGATCGCTGTATTAGGAAGCCTGGTTGCTTTATTAATATTATTGGTTGCTATAATTGGTTTGAATGTAAAAAAATTAGCGCCTTATGTGCATGATAAGTTTGCACAAGGCAATATGGAAGCAAACGTTAGCTGGAACGGCACAGAAGGTATTGTAGGCATTATATTGATCATTGCATTGATACTAGGAATACGCCTTTTAAATAGAGGCAATTATTACAAAGCGGCATGGACCTTTTTTGCAGGCACCGGCTTGGTGATCTTTTTAGCAGCTGCTATTATTGTTCCTAAAGTAGAACGCTATTCTCAAGGTGCTTCTGTTGATTTTTGTATTGAGCGGCAAGGCGAAGATTGTTATGTTGTTCCTTTAGGATATAAAAGCTATGTACAGCTTTTTTATACACAAAAAGAAAAGCCAACCAATGACAGTTCTTACAGTGAGCAATGGTTATTGAAAGGCAATATTGATAAGCCTGTTTATTTTATTTCCAAGGTTGACAGAGTAGATGGCTATATAAAAGATAACCCACAATTAAAAGAATTGTATAGAAAGAATGGGTTTGTGTTTTTGAAGAGAGAAATTTCAGGCAACTAGTTTATTTAATTAAAATCGTCAGAAAACTCCATGGCATCAACTCTCCTTTTTTGTTGTAAACGTACGCTTCTATAGTTACAAAATTGCCCGGCATTATCCATTTAGCAATATTGTTTTTAGTTTGAGCATCAATAGTATTTCCTACAGGCGTACCTAGTGTAGTTATTTCACTTGTATAATTACCCATTCCTGTTGTTATGCTAAGCGATCTTATTGTTGCCCACGAAAAATTGGTAGTTACCTTTTCCACTTTTAGCAATTGTTCTTTAGAAAGACGTATTATACTATCTGAACAATACGAATTATCTAAACAAAGTTTGAAATCTTTTGAAGTAAGTGTTTGTGAATAAGAACTTATAGTTGCTAAGAGAAACAGCACGAGCAGTATCTTTTTCATATATTTTAGTTAGTCCGAAGATAACTAACCGCTTTCGCTGTTACAAACAAGTGTTTATTGTTTTAACAGCAGTTTCTGAAAATAAAATGTTAGAAGAGATTTTATTTATTCTTCTTAGAAAACATTCGAAGTATCTTCCCCATGATCTTATCATTCGCTCCCAACTTGCCTTTGATCTCTGTATAAACAGCCACCATAAAGTTGTCTAGCTTAACCATGAATTTTTTATTGCCTTCACCCGGGCGGGCTTTATAGTAGGTGGCACGACGAAACGGCTTATCTTCTATTGTATAATAATATAAAGCGATAGAACGTCTGAATTTATCTTCAGGACAAGTCATCGGTTCAGGGTGACCATGATAAGAATCAGCATCTGTATTGAATATCACACAGCGATTAAACACCGGCAATACTTTTTCTTCACAGGCTTTCATTTCTCTATCCCACAATTCCAGTTTGCCCCCCCATTCTTCCTGCCAGTCTTTATTCAAATACACCAACACGTTTATTCTACGTTGCCAATTGCTATGACGAGGATGTACGGTAAAGTCTGCATGAATATTCAGGAAGCCACCTTTACCAGATTGATGAATGCCACCACCTTCCAGCGAATCATCTTTTTGCAGGTTATTGATGCCCGTTAGTTTTGATAAAAAACTTAAGAACTCCGGTGAATTTAATTCACCAATAGTTGATTGTATAGTTGGAGGTAACAGGTCGAATTTATTAAGTCCTTTCTTTTTCTCGTTGTAATGCGTATAGTTTATCCAGCCATCCGACTTTGTCAATTGATTGAACTCTTCCGAACATTCTTCTACTACAGCAGGATCTAAAAAGTTTTCGAGAACAATATGCGGATATGGATCAGCAGATTGATACCGCTTGCTTAATTCACCAAGCTGTGCAGTCCATTTATTATAATCGAATATTTGCGTAGTAGTCGGCATAATCTTAAATGTGCGTCAAAATTAATTGAAAACTAATTAATGTTTAAAATGACGCAATCCTGTAATAACCATTGCCAGGTTATTTTGTTTGCAGTATTCAATAGAATCGTTATCACGAATAGAGCCGCCGGGTTGAATAAATGCTGCAATACCCGCTGCATGTGCCATTTTCACGCAATCATCAAAAGGGAAAAAAGCATCGCTTGTCAATACCGCCCCATTCAGATCAAAGCTGAATTGTTTTGCTTTTTCAATTGATTGACGTAAAGAATCAACACGGGAAGTTTGCCCGCAACCTTTACCTACCAGTTGTTTATTCTTTACCAAAGCAATGGAGTTACTCTTTAAATGTTTGGCAACTATATTCGCAAAGCTCAGGTCTTCTTTTTCTGCAGCAGTAGTTTCCCTGCCGCCCGTTTCTTTCCATTCGGTGTAATTACCGATATCATTCTGTTGTACCAATACACCGTTCAATAAAGACTTGTATTGTGTAGTGCTTTCAGGTTGTTTTAATAACTGTAATAATATGCGATTCTTTTTCGACTTTAATATTTGTAACGCATCTTCATTAAAAGAAGGAGCGATCAATACTTCAAAAAATATTTCGCTGATGGCTTCTGCAGTTGCCTTATCAACAGCAGCATTGGTAATTAAGATGCCGCCAAAAGCGCTTTCAGGATCGCCCGCCAATGCAGCATCCCATGCTTCTTTAACAGTAGCTCTTGCTGCAACACCACACACATTCGTGTGCTTAATAATTGCGAACGTAACATCCTTTTGAGGCACATCTGCGATCAATTGCACTGCTGCATCCACATCCACCAAATTATTATACGATAATTCCTTTCCGTTCAATTGAGCAAACAGCTCATTCAGATCGCCATAGAAAGCAGCTGATTGATGCGGATTTTCACCGTAGCGCAATACTTTCTTTTCTTTATTGAAAGGTGTTTCAACAAGGGTTTGATTAAAGTAATTAGAGATAGCCGTATCGTAAGCCGTGCAAACATCAAATGCTTTTATAGCAAAGCTGCGACGTTGTTCTAAGCTGGTCTCGCCTTTTTGTTCTTTTAATAATTGCTCCAATAAAGCATATTCTTTTTTTGCAGCAACCACCACTACATCTGCATGATTTTTAGCAGCGCCACGGATCATAGATGGACCGCCGATATCTATTTTCTCAATGATCAATTTTTCATCAGTAGTCGATTTAACTGTTTCTTCAAACGGGTATAGATCAACAATAACCAGGTCAATTTCAGGAATGTTGTATTGCTTCATTTCCTGCACATGCGTTTCATCGTTCCTTTTTCCCAAAATACCACCAAACACAGCAGGGTGTAGCGTTTTCACTCTTCCACCTAAAATAGATGGATAAGTAGTTAACGACTCCACAGGAACACAAGGCACTTTCAGATCTTCTATGAATTTTTGCGTACCGCCGGTAGAGTAAATGGTTACTCCCAGGTTGTTCAGTTCTTTTACAATGTTCTCTAACCCGTCTTTATAAAAAACAGAAATTAATGCAGCTTGAATTTTTTTGTTCATACCCCAAACCCCTAAAGGGGCTTTTAAAGTTTATAATTATTAAAGAGTTTTTATTGTGTATCTAACACAAATGCCCCCTGTTGGGGAACCGAAAAGAAGCGCAAATGTAAATCTTCGCACTCTTTTTTCCATTTTTCAATTTTCCACAAACTATTAGAAGCATCGGCAACATATTGATCACAGCTGAAAACGCTTGCCAGTTGCGGGATTTGGATCTTTGGGTTTTTTGAAATTACTATTACATCTAATTTGATCTTCTGCAGTGGTGGTATAAATGAAAGTGTAGTATCTATTAATAAGATGCGCTTATCCTTGATCTGATAAAATCCATTTTGGGCAAACCCATCCGAAGCAGCATCTATCCTTTTATTCAACCGCATATAAATGCGGGAAGGCTTTAAATGAAAATTCTGCAGCAGTGCATTGGCAAGCAAGATAGCATCTCCTTTAAACCAATACCTGTTGCCGCTAATAAAATCTATTGCCCGGTATTTAGGAACATTATAAACGATCATCTTATCCTGTTGCATTGTTTTGTATTGGTTGTATGCCGATACCATAACAAAAAACAAAGTGCATACCAATGCCTTCAACAAAAATTTTGCATTCCTGCCCATTAGCCATGCACAAACAAAAATGATGATACCATACAATAACCAGGTAGATAGTACCGATGCGGATAAGTTATCGATCACCGAAAAGGAGAAGTGATTTATCCATATAATAAAATTATTCATCAGTGCCGTTAACCACCACACTGCTTTACCCAGGTAAGCACCTATCAATGTCACCTTATTAAATAGCACTAAAAATATTTCTGCAAATAAAATAATGGTTGAAAGTGGTATGGCAACAATATTCGCCAACAAGAACAGCACCGGAAACTGGTGGAAATAATAAATGCAAACAGGAAAAGTTAATAGCTGTGCCGATAAGGTAATGGCGATCATTTCCCATAATTTATCCAGCCATTTATTTTTTACATAGAACCAATTATAAATGGGCTTTTGAAAAAGTATAATGCTCAGCACAGCGCAATACGACAATTGAAAACCTACATCCCACAAAAAATACGGGTTATAACACAGCAATAAAAACGCGGATGCCGCTAACGAATTATAGACAGAAGCTTTTTTATTAATGCCGATACCAATGGTAATGCAGGTGAATACTACGGCGGAACGCAATACCGATGCAGAGGCACCGGTAAGCAATGAAAATATCCATAAGCAAATAAGGATGGCTATTACTTTAATAAATACCGAGCGCTTTATCAACGGCAAGCGACTGAACAACCAAAACAATACCACATAGATCAATCCTAAATGCATACCGGATATGGCAATGATATGCACTACGCCGGTATTGCTGTATGCCTGCACAATGTCTTTGTCCAGGTCGTTGGTATACCCGATCAACAGCGCTTCTGCAATACCTAGTTCATTTTTATTGTTGCCGATATTTTTTTGTAAGGCTGATAAAATGGTTGCTCTTGCTGAAAAGATAAATTGATCAAAGCGGTTAACGTCTTTATCTTTTACCAAAATCCAATCTTTGTTTTTAAGAAAGAGGGTATGGAATGTTTGCTGAAAAGCTGCATACCGTTGATAGTTGAACGCACCCGGGTTGCCGGAGTTTTTTATGGGTTGTAAATTTCCTTGTATCAATACCACATCACCATAATGCAAGGACAATGAATCGGCATCTTTTGAAAAATAAAGCAGGATCTTTCCTTTGGCGGCAATCGTTGTATCATTCCTGATCACGGACAATACATAGCCATCTGCTTTATAGGAGTTTGCCTTTTCAACCGGCGGCTCATTGATGCGTACCAGCAGGTGATCGTTGCTGTTATAATAATTGCCATACCAGCTTTCATGATGCCGTATATCTTTTACCCATGTAAGCAACAAGCCAAAGCCAATAAGCAATAGCTGAATAGCGATGCCCTGCAATAGCTGCAGCTTAAAACGTGTGCCAAGCGGCAACAGCCCGAAGGTGATATAATTAACCGCTGTACAACCAATGAAAACAAAGATTACCGGTAATGGAAACTGTATATACCATTGTACTATTATGCCTGCTGTTAAAGGAAGCAGTAAGCGAAGGAACGGAGCTGTTTTCCAGATGGGCATGGCTACAGGTTTGTATGCTAAAACTAACTACTGCCACTAAAAGAAAAAAGTAGATATAAATCAAGAATTAAGCGGGTGCTATTTTTTATTAACAAAGAAAAATGTAGATAGCTGTCTTAAATAACAAACTTACTCTGACATTCAACACAGCAACATATCTAAAAGCTGTCAGTCTGCTTGGCGAAGACGGTCCTATAAAAAACCCTACCAACTTTTCTATATCCGGAGCATCAGATAGTAAAAAGATATCTTATTTTTTATTCTAAAAATTAAGCTAGACATATATCAATATTTCAAAGTGATTGACTCTTTATTAAGAAAGAAAAATGTAGAATAGCAGCTTAAATAAATTCTACTGATATGAAGAAGTTAATCTCAAACCCACTTACAACAGAAGTGGCTGCCGACATTAGAACGGCTACTAATGATTCTATTGAAAAACTTAAACCCTTTCATGTGTCTCTTACCGACAAAGAAAAGATAGGAGTGCGTACGATGGCAGAAGGCAGGGAAGGTGTAGTGCGACTGCTATGCAAAATTGCATTACAACACACTGATAGCTTACCTCGAAACGAAGATCCTCAAGAAATGGTAACGTTATTAAAGTCTTATGAAGATGGAGGACAATCATTGCAGGCGGAAAAACAGTTGACAGAAATGTTAGAAGACACACAAACGGCTACAGGCATAGATTTAATGGCATTGTACGACCGTTATAACAAACATTTGCAGGCGGCCCGTACCGGCAATACTGCCCTGGATGCTGCTATGCGTGAAATGGATGAATATAATAGCCGTTTTGGAGGCAGCGGCGGTAATGAAGATACTCCGCCAACTAGCTAGAATAATGTGTTAAGCTATAACAAAGGATAGGTTTTTAACGCTATCCTTTTTTTATGCCTATTTCTGTAATAGCTACCACCTAATTGTTTATTAGGTACTACCTATTAAAAAGATAGGTATCACCTATTAATTTGATACCCTCTACCTATTTATTAATTAG
The Ferruginibacter albus DNA segment above includes these coding regions:
- a CDS encoding ComEC/Rec2 family competence protein produces the protein MPIWKTAPFLRLLLPLTAGIIVQWYIQFPLPVIFVFIGCTAVNYITFGLLPLGTRFKLQLLQGIAIQLLLIGFGLLLTWVKDIRHHESWYGNYYNSNDHLLVRINEPPVEKANSYKADGYVLSVIRNDTTIAAKGKILLYFSKDADSLSLHYGDVVLIQGNLQPIKNSGNPGAFNYQRYAAFQQTFHTLFLKNKDWILVKDKDVNRFDQFIFSARATILSALQKNIGNNKNELGIAEALLIGYTNDLDKDIVQAYSNTGVVHIIAISGMHLGLIYVVLFWLFSRLPLIKRSVFIKVIAILICLWIFSLLTGASASVLRSAVVFTCITIGIGINKKASVYNSLAASAFLLLCYNPYFLWDVGFQLSYCAVLSIILFQKPIYNWFYVKNKWLDKLWEMIAITLSAQLLTFPVCIYYFHQFPVLFLLANIVAIPLSTIILFAEIFLVLFNKVTLIGAYLGKAVWWLTALMNNFIIWINHFSFSVIDNLSASVLSTWLLYGIIIFVCAWLMGRNAKFLLKALVCTLFFVMVSAYNQYKTMQQDKMIVYNVPKYRAIDFISGNRYWFKGDAILLANALLQNFHLKPSRIYMRLNKRIDAASDGFAQNGFYQIKDKRILLIDTTLSFIPPLQKIKLDVIVISKNPKIQIPQLASVFSCDQYVADASNSLWKIEKWKKECEDLHLRFFSVPQQGAFVLDTQ